A region of the Romboutsia hominis genome:
GCAAGGCCTAAAAATGAATATATTTTTGCTTCACTAGTCTTCATAACTTTCTAGCTCCTTAAGTAGATTGTCATATACATCAGATGGAACTTCCATTTTGAATGCTCTATTTAAAGCTTTACTTTTTATAGCTTTTTTTAGACATTCTACATCCTTACATATATATGCACCTCTACCGTTTGCCTTTCCTGTTGGGTCTAAAAATATTTGACCTTCCTTAGTCTTAACTATTCTTATTAGCCCTTTTTTTGCATCTCTTTCTTGACATGCTATACATTTTCTTTGAGGAACCTTTTTTTGTTTTTGCAAAGAGTACCCCTCCTTTATTACTCAGCGTCTGTGTTAGTTTCTTGAGGCTCTAACCCTGCTTGAGATTCGCTTTTTATATCTAT
Encoded here:
- the rnpM gene encoding RNase P modulator RnpM; protein product: MQKQKKVPQRKCIACQERDAKKGLIRIVKTKEGQIFLDPTGKANGRGAYICKDVECLKKAIKSKALNRAFKMEVPSDVYDNLLKELESYED